In one window of Rhizobium sp. ACO-34A DNA:
- a CDS encoding nicotinate phosphoribosyltransferase has product MTKTDIATRVFNHTWKLDPIIRSLIDTDFYKLLMLQMIWKLYPDVNATFSLINRTTTVRLAEEIDEAELRDQLDYARSLRLTKKEAIWLAGNTFYGRAQIFEPEFLTWLANFQLPEYELSKKDGQFNLHFHGKWMETTMWEIPALAIINEMRSRAVSKSLGLFTLDVLYARAKAKMWSKVERLRELPGLRISDFGTRRRHSFLWQRWCVEALKEGVGPAFTGTSNVLLAMDSDLEAVGTNAHELPMVTAALARNDEELAAANYKVMQDWNRLYGGNLLIVLPDTYGTAAFLRNAPDWVADWTGFRPDSAPPIEGGEKIIEWWKQKGRDPRQKLLIFSDGLDVDAIIDTYRHFEGRVRMSFGWGTNLTNDFAGCAPREIEGLKPISLVCKVSDANGRPAVKLSDNPRKATGDPAEVERYLKFFGSDDRVEQVVLV; this is encoded by the coding sequence ATGACCAAGACCGATATCGCGACACGGGTTTTCAATCACACCTGGAAGCTTGACCCGATCATCCGCAGCCTGATCGACACCGATTTCTACAAGCTCTTGATGCTGCAGATGATCTGGAAGCTCTATCCGGACGTGAATGCAACCTTCAGCCTGATCAACCGCACGACGACGGTTCGGCTTGCCGAGGAAATCGATGAGGCCGAACTGCGCGACCAGCTGGATTACGCTCGTTCGCTGCGGCTTACCAAGAAGGAGGCGATCTGGCTCGCCGGTAACACCTTCTACGGTCGCGCCCAGATCTTCGAGCCGGAATTCCTGACCTGGCTCGCCAATTTCCAGCTTCCTGAATATGAGCTGTCGAAGAAGGATGGCCAGTTCAACCTGCATTTCCATGGCAAGTGGATGGAAACCACGATGTGGGAGATCCCCGCGCTTGCCATCATCAACGAAATGCGTTCGCGCGCCGTATCGAAGTCCTTAGGGCTTTTCACGCTGGATGTGCTCTATGCCCGCGCCAAGGCCAAGATGTGGTCTAAGGTCGAGCGCCTTCGCGAGTTGCCGGGCCTCAGGATCTCCGACTTCGGCACGCGTCGCCGGCACAGCTTCCTCTGGCAGCGCTGGTGCGTCGAAGCGCTGAAGGAAGGTGTCGGCCCGGCCTTTACCGGCACCAGCAACGTGCTGCTCGCGATGGATTCGGATCTTGAGGCTGTCGGCACCAATGCCCATGAACTGCCGATGGTGACGGCCGCTCTCGCGCGCAACGACGAGGAGCTGGCGGCGGCGAACTACAAGGTCATGCAGGACTGGAACCGTCTCTATGGCGGCAACCTGCTGATCGTGCTGCCGGATACTTATGGCACCGCAGCCTTCCTGCGCAACGCGCCGGATTGGGTCGCCGACTGGACCGGTTTCCGTCCCGACAGTGCCCCGCCGATCGAGGGTGGCGAAAAGATCATCGAATGGTGGAAGCAGAAGGGGCGCGATCCCCGGCAAAAGCTGCTGATCTTCTCCGACGGACTCGATGTCGATGCGATCATCGATACCTACCGGCATTTCGAGGGGCGCGTGCGCATGAGCTTCGGCTGGGGCACCAACCTCACCAACGACTTCGCCGGTTGCGCGCCGCGCGAGATCGAGGGCCTGAAGCCGATTTCGCTGGTCTGCAAGGTGAGCGATGCGAACGGCCGTCCCGCGGTAAAGCTGTCCGACAATCCGCGCAAGGCGACCGGCGATCCGGCCGAGGTGGAACGTTACCTGAAGTTCTTCGGCTCGGACGATCGCGTCGAGCAGGTCGTGCTCGTCTGA
- a CDS encoding glyoxylate/hydroxypyruvate reductase A → MSDKSPVVIDLKFDRESVVAGLKNAFPGREIIDMALPENAGRDLSGSAYAVVWKPDPALFSRMPDLKVIFSGGAGVDHILTAYELPDVPIVRFVDRSLTDRMSEWVVLQCLTHLRRSLAYARQQKNHEWRELDPQPEACDVTVGVMGLGVLGQDAVRKLKVMGFEVVGWSRSMKSIEGVETFDETGLDAFLARTDILVGLLPLTEETRGIYNASLFSKLRQDGALEKPVFLNAGRGGSQVEADIVSALEGGVLGAASLDVFEKEPLAPESPLWDFENVIVTPHAAASSDVRALFRHADRQMTRLEGGESLQHVVDRAAGY, encoded by the coding sequence ATGTCCGACAAGAGCCCCGTCGTCATCGACCTGAAGTTCGACCGCGAAAGTGTCGTCGCAGGCTTGAAGAACGCCTTTCCCGGCCGTGAGATCATCGACATGGCGTTGCCGGAAAATGCCGGCCGCGATCTTTCCGGCAGCGCCTATGCCGTCGTCTGGAAGCCGGATCCGGCGCTGTTTTCCCGCATGCCGGACCTCAAGGTCATCTTTTCCGGCGGCGCCGGCGTCGACCATATCCTGACGGCTTACGAACTGCCCGATGTGCCGATCGTCCGCTTCGTCGATCGCAGTCTGACCGACCGCATGAGCGAGTGGGTTGTGCTGCAATGCCTCACGCACCTGCGCAGGTCGCTCGCTTATGCGCGCCAGCAGAAGAACCATGAATGGCGCGAACTCGATCCGCAGCCCGAAGCCTGCGACGTGACCGTCGGCGTCATGGGCCTCGGCGTTCTCGGCCAGGATGCCGTCCGCAAGCTCAAGGTCATGGGCTTCGAGGTCGTCGGTTGGTCGCGCAGTATGAAGTCGATCGAGGGCGTCGAGACCTTCGACGAGACGGGGCTCGATGCCTTCCTCGCCAGGACCGATATTCTCGTTGGTCTTTTGCCGCTGACCGAGGAGACGCGCGGCATCTACAACGCCTCGCTGTTTTCCAAACTGCGTCAGGACGGCGCGTTGGAAAAGCCCGTCTTCCTCAATGCCGGCCGCGGCGGCAGCCAGGTCGAGGCGGATATCGTCTCGGCGCTTGAAGGCGGTGTCCTCGGCGCGGCCTCGCTCGACGTTTTCGAGAAGGAGCCACTCGCGCCGGAAAGCCCGCTCTGGGATTTCGAAAACGTCATCGTCACCCCCCATGCGGCTGCTTCCTCCGATGTCAGGGCGCTTTTCCGCCATGCCGACAGGCAGATGACGCGTCTGGAGGGCGGCGAGTCCCTGCAGCATGTCGTCGATCGCGCGGCTGGCTATTAA
- a CDS encoding carbon monoxide dehydrogenase, translated as MDMNGTERIDAPVETVWRALNDPAILRQAIPGCEELEKTSDTDLMAKVVLKIGPIKAKFEGAVELQNLNPPRSYTISGEGKGGIAGFAKGGADVSLAADGPDATILSYAVKAEVGGKIAQLGSRLIDSTAKKLAGQFFSKFAELVTAGPGEAVSASA; from the coding sequence ATGGACATGAACGGCACCGAACGGATCGACGCTCCGGTCGAAACGGTCTGGCGGGCATTGAACGACCCGGCCATCCTGCGTCAGGCGATACCCGGTTGCGAGGAGCTGGAAAAGACCTCCGATACGGACCTGATGGCAAAGGTCGTTCTGAAGATCGGACCGATCAAGGCGAAGTTCGAGGGCGCCGTGGAGCTGCAGAACCTCAACCCGCCGCGTTCCTACACCATCTCTGGCGAGGGCAAGGGCGGTATTGCCGGTTTTGCCAAAGGCGGTGCCGATGTCTCGCTGGCGGCTGATGGACCGGATGCCACGATTTTGAGTTACGCGGTCAAGGCCGAGGTTGGAGGCAAGATCGCCCAGCTCGGTTCCCGCCTGATCGATTCCACCGCAAAAAAGCTTGCCGGGCAGTTCTTCTCGAAATTCGCGGAGCTGGTGACCGCGGGTCCCGGCGAGGCGGTCAGCGCTTCCGCATGA
- a CDS encoding type II secretion system protein: MTEDFAASLTNPSLIIAVLVAIAVFATLYTIAIPLFERGNLDKRMKAVSTEREQIRARERARMNAETARGKASLRANNNQSVRQIVERLNLRQALVDDATLDKLRAAGLRSQNALNIFLFARFFLPFLTLAITAVWIFVLGNLAEKPLAIRLLATVVGGYIGFYLPNIYVSNRMSKRQHSIRRAWPDALDLMLICVESGISIEAAMRRVADEIAIQSPELAEEMVLTTAELSFLPDRRTALENLGLRTQLDGVKSVTQALIQAERYGTPVATALRVLAQEGRDERMNEAEKKAAALPPKLTVPMILFFLPVLIAVILGPAGIQVSDRF, translated from the coding sequence ATGACTGAAGACTTCGCGGCAAGCCTGACAAATCCCTCGCTGATCATCGCGGTCCTCGTGGCAATCGCCGTGTTCGCGACGCTCTACACCATCGCCATCCCCCTCTTCGAGCGCGGCAATCTCGACAAGCGCATGAAGGCGGTCTCCACCGAGCGCGAGCAGATCCGCGCACGCGAGCGGGCACGCATGAACGCCGAGACAGCCCGCGGCAAAGCGAGCCTTCGCGCCAACAACAACCAGTCGGTCCGGCAGATCGTCGAACGTCTCAACCTGCGTCAGGCACTGGTGGACGACGCTACGCTGGACAAGCTTCGGGCCGCCGGCCTGCGTTCGCAGAATGCGCTGAACATCTTCCTGTTCGCGCGCTTCTTCCTGCCGTTCCTGACACTTGCAATCACCGCCGTCTGGATCTTCGTGCTCGGCAATCTTGCCGAAAAGCCGCTTGCGATACGCCTGCTCGCCACGGTCGTCGGCGGCTATATCGGTTTCTACCTGCCCAACATCTATGTCTCGAACCGCATGAGCAAGCGGCAGCATTCGATCCGCCGGGCATGGCCCGATGCGCTGGACCTGATGCTGATCTGCGTTGAATCCGGGATTTCCATCGAGGCCGCAATGCGGCGCGTGGCGGATGAGATCGCCATCCAGTCACCGGAACTCGCAGAGGAAATGGTTCTGACGACGGCAGAACTTTCCTTCCTGCCGGACCGCCGAACCGCCCTTGAAAACCTTGGCCTTCGCACGCAGCTCGATGGCGTGAAGAGCGTCACTCAGGCCCTGATCCAGGCGGAGCGCTATGGTACGCCCGTCGCGACGGCTCTGCGCGTACTGGCGCAGGAGGGCCGCGACGAGCGCATGAACGAAGCGGAAAAGAAAGCGGCGGCCCTGCCGCCGAAGCTCACCGTACCGATGATCCTGTTCTTCCTGCCGGTGCTGATCGCCGTCATTCTCGGACCGGCCGGCATCCAGGTGTCCGACCGGTTCTGA
- a CDS encoding microcin ABC transporter ATP-binding protein (with YejAEF is involved in resistance to microcin C) has translation MTAPLLSVRDLSVAFHQGGKETLAVDRVSFDIAPGEVVALVGESGSGKSVSANSVLRLLPYPAASHPSGEILFEGRDLLKLPEAELRHVRGNDVTMIFQEPMTSLNPLHSIEKQIGEILELHQAMSGPAARERTLELLRQVGIREPEKRLSAYPHELSGGQRQRVMIAMALANRPKLLIADEPTTALDVTVQAQILALLRELKADHGMSMLFITHDLGIVRKFADRVCVMTRGRIVESGPVEEIFTHPQHDYTKKLLASEPRGEPPALDETKPVVMKGDDIRVWFPIKAGFLRKVVDHVKAVDGVDMVLRAGQTLGVVGESGSGKTTLGLALARLISSKGRISFIGQEIDGFSYSEMRPLRDRLQIVFQDPYGSLSPRMSVGEIIAEGLKVHESALSADERDARVCWALEEVGLDTATRWRYPHEFSGGQRQRIAIARAMVLKPRFVMLDEPTSALDMTVQAQVVDLLRDLQQKHDLAYLFISHDLRVVKALANEVIVMRAGKVVEQGPSSSIFSAPKEDYTRALMAAAFNLEAVEIGGVSQ, from the coding sequence ATGACCGCTCCGCTTCTTTCCGTCCGCGACCTTTCCGTCGCTTTCCATCAGGGCGGCAAGGAAACCCTTGCCGTCGACCGCGTCTCCTTCGACATTGCCCCGGGTGAGGTCGTGGCGCTGGTCGGGGAATCCGGTTCGGGCAAGTCCGTCTCGGCGAATTCCGTGCTGCGCCTTCTGCCTTATCCGGCGGCGAGCCATCCTTCGGGAGAGATTCTGTTCGAAGGCCGTGATCTTCTCAAGTTGCCCGAGGCGGAACTTCGCCATGTCCGCGGCAATGACGTGACGATGATCTTTCAGGAGCCGATGACCTCGCTCAATCCGCTCCACTCCATCGAGAAGCAGATCGGCGAGATCCTCGAGCTGCATCAGGCGATGAGCGGACCTGCGGCGCGCGAACGGACGCTGGAGCTTCTGCGGCAGGTCGGCATCCGTGAGCCGGAAAAGCGCCTATCCGCCTATCCTCACGAATTGTCCGGCGGCCAGCGCCAGCGCGTGATGATTGCCATGGCGCTCGCCAACCGGCCGAAACTGCTGATCGCCGATGAGCCGACCACCGCGCTCGATGTGACCGTGCAGGCGCAGATCCTGGCGCTTCTGCGCGAGTTGAAGGCCGATCACGGCATGTCCATGCTGTTCATCACCCACGACCTCGGTATCGTGCGCAAGTTTGCCGACCGGGTCTGCGTCATGACCAGGGGCCGGATCGTCGAAAGCGGGCCGGTGGAAGAGATCTTCACCCATCCGCAGCACGACTATACGAAGAAGCTGCTCGCCTCCGAGCCGCGCGGCGAGCCGCCGGCGCTCGACGAGACGAAGCCGGTGGTGATGAAGGGCGACGACATTCGCGTCTGGTTCCCGATCAAGGCCGGCTTCCTGCGCAAGGTGGTCGATCATGTGAAGGCCGTCGATGGCGTCGATATGGTGCTGCGCGCCGGCCAGACGCTCGGTGTCGTCGGCGAATCCGGTTCCGGCAAGACGACGCTTGGTCTGGCGCTTGCCCGTCTCATCTCGTCGAAGGGTCGCATCAGCTTCATCGGGCAGGAAATCGACGGGTTTTCCTATAGCGAGATGCGCCCCCTGCGCGACCGCCTGCAGATCGTCTTTCAGGATCCCTACGGCTCGCTTAGCCCCCGCATGTCGGTGGGCGAGATCATTGCGGAAGGCCTGAAGGTCCACGAAAGCGCGCTATCGGCCGACGAGCGCGATGCCCGCGTCTGCTGGGCGCTGGAAGAGGTCGGCCTCGACACGGCGACCCGCTGGCGTTACCCGCACGAGTTTTCCGGCGGCCAGCGGCAACGCATCGCCATTGCCCGCGCCATGGTGCTGAAACCCCGCTTCGTCATGCTCGACGAACCGACCTCGGCGCTCGACATGACGGTGCAGGCCCAGGTGGTCGACCTGTTGCGCGACCTGCAGCAGAAGCATGATCTCGCCTATCTCTTCATCAGCCACGACCTGCGCGTGGTGAAGGCGCTTGCCAACGAGGTGATCGTCATGCGCGCCGGCAAGGTGGTGGAGCAGGGGCCATCGAGTTCGATCTTCTCCGCGCCGAAGGAAGACTATACCCGCGCCCTGATGGCCGCCGCCTTCAACCTCGAGGCCGTCGAGATCGGCGGCGTCAGCCAGTAA
- a CDS encoding CtpF protein: protein MSAIDYDIDTGAAGGRMADEPAATGDLDSLRPLPRISVHAFCISDTVRRVMEQCGQDRRMARASLRITSGNIAAAASMFASTPTPNLIILETEAVAGNLMAELAPLAEVCDPATRVIIIGRHNDIALYRELIRNGISEYIVAPLAMADIMTAIAAIFVDPEAEPLGRSIAFIGAKGGVGSSTIAHNCAFGISSLFSTETILADLDLPFGTANIDFDQDPAQGMAEAVFSPERLDEVFLDRLLTTCSQHLSLLAAPSLLDRAYDYERDAFQPVLELLQRSAPATVLDLPHAWSDWTRTVLGEVDEIVITCAPDLANLRNAKNMLDALKKIRPNDKAPHLILNQVGMPKRPEISPQDFFEPLEIEPAAIIPFDAALFGNAANSGRMISEIDAKSPTSETFSQIAHLVTGRATIKKSKKGGLGKMLGLLGKK from the coding sequence ATGAGCGCGATCGATTACGACATTGATACGGGGGCCGCCGGAGGCCGCATGGCCGATGAGCCCGCCGCGACCGGCGATCTCGACAGCCTGCGTCCGCTGCCGCGTATTTCCGTGCATGCCTTCTGCATCTCGGATACGGTCCGGCGCGTGATGGAGCAGTGCGGCCAGGATCGGCGGATGGCGCGGGCGAGCCTCAGGATCACCAGCGGCAATATCGCCGCCGCCGCAAGCATGTTTGCCTCGACCCCCACGCCGAACCTCATCATTCTGGAAACCGAGGCGGTCGCGGGCAACCTGATGGCCGAGCTTGCGCCTCTGGCCGAGGTATGCGACCCCGCAACACGCGTCATCATCATCGGCCGCCATAACGACATCGCACTTTATCGCGAGCTGATACGCAATGGTATTTCCGAATACATCGTGGCTCCGCTCGCCATGGCCGACATCATGACCGCCATCGCGGCCATATTCGTCGACCCCGAGGCCGAACCGCTCGGCCGCAGCATTGCCTTCATCGGCGCCAAGGGCGGTGTCGGTTCCTCGACCATCGCCCATAACTGCGCCTTCGGCATTTCGAGCCTGTTTTCGACGGAAACCATCCTCGCCGACCTCGACCTTCCCTTCGGAACGGCCAATATCGACTTCGACCAGGACCCGGCGCAGGGCATGGCGGAAGCGGTGTTCTCGCCGGAGCGACTGGACGAGGTGTTCCTCGACCGCCTGCTGACGACCTGCTCGCAGCATCTCTCGCTGCTGGCGGCCCCGTCGCTGCTCGACCGCGCCTATGATTATGAACGCGATGCCTTCCAGCCGGTGCTGGAACTGTTGCAGCGCAGCGCGCCGGCGACCGTGCTCGATCTCCCGCATGCATGGTCGGACTGGACGCGAACCGTGCTCGGCGAGGTCGATGAAATCGTCATCACCTGCGCACCCGATCTCGCCAACCTGCGCAACGCCAAGAACATGCTCGACGCGCTGAAGAAGATCAGGCCGAACGACAAGGCGCCGCACCTCATTCTCAATCAGGTCGGCATGCCGAAGCGTCCGGAAATCTCTCCGCAGGATTTCTTCGAACCGCTGGAAATCGAACCGGCCGCCATCATCCCGTTCGATGCGGCACTGTTCGGAAACGCGGCCAACAGCGGACGGATGATCTCCGAAATCGATGCGAAATCTCCGACGTCGGAGACATTCTCCCAGATTGCCCATCTCGTGACCGGCAGGGCCACGATCAAGAAGTCCAAGAAGGGCGGACTGGGCAAGATGCTCGGATTGCTCGGCAAGAAATAA
- a CDS encoding protein kinase — protein sequence MFGKRGGDGFGKSGAGVGTAPPAAAPAVAMPPQRSSVAAPEPAREEPRQQVTPPPLQAQQPAGRKRPARTQDYYDTKSQVFSALIDTIDLSQLAKLDGESAREEIRDIVNDIITIKNFAMSISEQEELLDDICNDVLGYGPLEPLLARDDIADIMVNGSGQTFIEVSGKTIESDIRFRDNAQLLSICQRIVSQVGRRVDESSPICDARLPDGSRVNVIAPPLAIDGPALTIRKFKKDKLNLAQLVKFGAITPEGAEILQIIGRVRCNVVISGGTGSGKTTLLNCLTGFIDADERIITCEDTAELQLQQPHVVRLETRPPNIEGEGEITMRDLVKNCLRMRPERIIVGEVRGPEVFDLLQAMNTGHDGSMGTIHANTPRECLSRMESMIAMGGFTLPAKTVREIISGSIDVIIQAARLRDGSRRITHVTEVIGMEGDVIITQDLLRYEMEGEDLNGKIIGRHMSTGIGKPHFWDRARYYNEERRLAAALDAMEQKGKGA from the coding sequence ATGTTTGGAAAGCGCGGAGGCGACGGTTTTGGAAAGAGCGGAGCGGGGGTCGGCACGGCGCCGCCTGCGGCCGCGCCCGCCGTTGCGATGCCTCCTCAGCGCAGCAGCGTGGCTGCTCCGGAGCCCGCGCGCGAAGAGCCGCGCCAGCAGGTGACGCCTCCGCCGCTGCAGGCGCAGCAGCCTGCCGGCCGCAAGCGGCCTGCCCGCACGCAGGATTACTATGACACCAAGTCTCAGGTCTTCTCTGCGCTGATCGATACCATCGACCTGTCGCAGCTTGCCAAGCTGGACGGGGAAAGCGCGCGCGAAGAAATCCGCGACATCGTCAACGACATCATCACCATCAAGAACTTCGCGATGTCGATCTCCGAGCAGGAGGAACTGCTCGACGACATCTGCAACGACGTCCTCGGCTATGGTCCGCTGGAGCCGCTGCTTGCGCGCGACGACATCGCCGACATCATGGTCAACGGCTCCGGCCAGACCTTCATCGAAGTGAGCGGCAAGACGATCGAATCGGATATCCGGTTCCGCGACAATGCCCAGCTTCTTTCCATCTGCCAGCGCATCGTGAGCCAGGTCGGCAGACGCGTCGACGAATCCAGCCCGATCTGCGACGCCCGCCTGCCCGACGGCTCTCGTGTCAACGTCATCGCACCGCCGCTCGCCATCGACGGGCCCGCCCTGACGATCCGCAAGTTCAAGAAGGACAAGCTCAACCTCGCACAGCTCGTCAAATTCGGCGCGATCACGCCGGAAGGCGCCGAGATCCTGCAGATCATCGGCCGCGTTCGCTGCAACGTCGTCATCTCAGGCGGTACCGGCTCGGGTAAGACGACGTTGCTCAACTGCCTCACCGGCTTCATCGATGCCGACGAACGCATCATCACCTGCGAGGACACCGCCGAACTGCAGCTGCAGCAGCCGCATGTGGTGCGTCTGGAAACCCGCCCGCCGAACATCGAAGGCGAAGGCGAGATCACCATGCGCGATCTCGTCAAGAACTGCCTGCGTATGCGTCCCGAACGCATCATCGTCGGCGAAGTGCGCGGACCGGAGGTGTTCGACCTCTTACAGGCCATGAACACCGGCCATGACGGCTCGATGGGCACGATCCACGCCAACACGCCGCGCGAATGCCTGTCGCGTATGGAATCGATGATCGCCATGGGCGGCTTTACCCTTCCGGCGAAGACGGTGCGCGAGATCATTTCCGGCTCCATCGACGTCATCATCCAGGCGGCCCGCCTGCGCGATGGTTCGCGCCGCATTACCCATGTCACCGAGGTGATCGGCATGGAAGGCGACGTGATCATTACCCAGGATCTCCTGCGCTACGAGATGGAAGGCGAAGATCTCAACGGCAAGATCATCGGACGACACATGTCGACCGGGATCGGCAAGCCGCACTTCTGGGATCGCGCACGCTACTACAACGAGGAGCGCCGTCTGGCGGCAGCGCTGGACGCCATGGAACAGAAGGGCAAGGGGGCCTGA
- a CDS encoding peptide ABC transporter permease, which translates to MSSVETARTDVATPVKKPWLSPTNVRRLENFKANRRGYWSFWLFMILFVLSLFAEFIANDRPLIASYKGEILFPVVVDYPEEMFGGFLAVTDYRSPFISDEINANGWMIWPPIRYSYRTVNSDIPHSAPTPPFWLMDKAERCSAYPLKDQDPNCILGNLNWLGTDDQARDVAARMIYGFRISVLFGLVLTICSAFVGVTAGAVQGYFGGWTDLLMQRFIEIWSSMPVLYILLIIAAILPPGFFVLLGIMLLFSWVSFVGIVRAEFLRARNFEYVNAARALGVGNWTIMFRHLLPNAMVATLTFLPFILSGSITTLTSLDFLGFGMPPGSPSLGELIAQGKRNLQAPWLGLTAFFTMSIMLSLLIFVGEAVRDAFDPRKAFR; encoded by the coding sequence ATGTCTTCCGTCGAAACCGCCCGCACCGATGTCGCAACTCCCGTGAAGAAGCCCTGGCTGTCGCCGACCAACGTCCGACGCCTCGAAAACTTCAAGGCCAATCGCCGCGGCTACTGGTCCTTCTGGCTCTTCATGATCCTCTTCGTCCTGTCGCTGTTTGCCGAATTCATCGCCAACGACCGGCCGCTGATCGCCTCTTACAAGGGAGAGATCCTCTTCCCCGTAGTGGTCGATTATCCGGAGGAAATGTTCGGCGGCTTCCTTGCCGTCACCGACTACCGGTCGCCCTTCATCAGCGACGAGATCAACGCCAATGGCTGGATGATCTGGCCGCCGATCCGCTATTCCTACCGCACGGTGAATTCGGACATTCCCCATTCCGCGCCGACGCCGCCCTTCTGGCTGATGGACAAGGCGGAGCGCTGCTCGGCCTATCCGCTCAAGGATCAGGACCCGAACTGCATTCTCGGCAATCTCAACTGGCTCGGCACCGACGACCAGGCGCGCGACGTTGCCGCCCGCATGATCTATGGCTTCCGCATCTCGGTCCTGTTCGGCCTCGTGCTGACCATCTGCTCGGCCTTCGTCGGTGTCACCGCCGGCGCGGTACAGGGCTATTTCGGCGGCTGGACAGACCTTCTGATGCAGCGTTTCATCGAGATCTGGTCTTCGATGCCGGTGCTTTACATTCTGCTCATCATTGCCGCGATCCTGCCGCCCGGTTTCTTCGTGCTGCTCGGGATCATGCTGCTGTTCTCATGGGTCAGTTTCGTCGGCATCGTGCGCGCCGAGTTCCTGCGCGCCCGCAATTTCGAATATGTGAATGCCGCCCGCGCCCTCGGGGTCGGCAACTGGACCATCATGTTCCGGCATCTCCTGCCGAACGCCATGGTCGCAACCCTCACCTTCCTGCCCTTCATTCTTTCCGGCTCGATCACCACGCTGACCTCGCTCGACTTCTTAGGGTTCGGCATGCCGCCGGGATCGCCCTCGCTCGGCGAACTCATCGCCCAGGGCAAGCGCAACCTGCAGGCTCCGTGGCTCGGCCTCACCGCCTTCTTCACCATGTCGATCATGCTGTCGCTCCTGATCTTCGTCGGAGAAGCCGTGCGTGACGCCTTCGATCCGAGGAAGGCCTTCAGATGA
- a CDS encoding pilus assembly protein: protein MFGFDPLVLAIIALAALATGGIAYGLLYSQIETEKKTASRINRVKAAETDHAKVKAARDRVQEISKRRKSVQDSLKELERKQHERQKKAAATSLKSRLTQAGLSATPSQFYTFSVIFGVVIAVFAFVAGLPPLALVGVAFVAGIGIPRWLVGFLIKRRQKKFLNEFPNSLDVMVRSIKSGLPLNDALRLIASEGQEPVKTEFRRVVESQQVGLSVPEACQRMMITMPLQEINFFSIVIAIQSQAGGNLSEALSNLSRVLRDRKKMKAKVNALSMEAKASAVIIGALPFIVALLVYLTSPQYIMILFTDSRGHLILAASGVWMSLGILVMRNMINFDI, encoded by the coding sequence ATGTTCGGCTTCGATCCTCTGGTACTGGCCATCATCGCGCTTGCCGCGCTTGCAACCGGCGGCATCGCTTACGGGTTGCTGTATTCGCAGATCGAGACCGAGAAGAAGACCGCAAGCCGCATCAACCGCGTCAAGGCGGCAGAGACCGATCACGCCAAGGTCAAGGCAGCGCGCGATCGCGTGCAGGAAATCTCCAAGCGTCGCAAATCCGTTCAGGATTCGCTGAAGGAGCTGGAGCGCAAGCAGCATGAGCGGCAGAAGAAGGCGGCGGCCACCAGCCTGAAGTCACGGCTTACACAGGCGGGCCTTTCCGCAACGCCAAGCCAGTTCTACACCTTCAGCGTCATCTTCGGCGTCGTCATCGCGGTGTTCGCCTTCGTTGCCGGGCTACCGCCGCTCGCGCTTGTCGGCGTGGCCTTCGTCGCCGGGATCGGCATACCGCGCTGGCTCGTCGGCTTTCTGATCAAGCGCCGGCAGAAGAAATTCCTGAACGAGTTCCCCAACTCGCTCGACGTCATGGTCCGCTCGATCAAGTCGGGTCTGCCGCTGAACGACGCTTTGCGGCTGATCGCCTCCGAAGGGCAGGAACCGGTCAAGACGGAATTTCGCCGGGTCGTCGAATCCCAGCAGGTGGGCCTGAGCGTTCCGGAAGCCTGCCAGCGCATGATGATCACCATGCCGCTGCAGGAGATCAATTTCTTCTCGATCGTGATCGCCATCCAGAGCCAGGCCGGTGGCAATCTCTCCGAAGCGCTGTCCAACCTCTCGCGCGTGCTGCGCGACCGCAAGAAGATGAAGGCGAAGGTCAACGCGCTTTCAATGGAAGCCAAGGCTTCGGCGGTCATCATCGGCGCCCTGCCCTTCATCGTCGCGCTGCTGGTCTACCTCACCTCGCCGCAATACATCATGATCCTGTTCACCGATTCCCGTGGTCACCTGATCCTTGCCGCCTCCGGCGTGTGGATGTCGCTCGGTATCCTGGTGATGCGCAACATGATCAACTTCGACATCTAG